The sequence CGGCTACGGCGGGCGGCCACGAGTCGGGCCACCTCCTGCTCGACGGGGAAGAACACGCCGATGCCGAGGGTGAAGACGACGGACCAGAGCACCGACAGGGCGGAGTAGTCGGCGGCGGCGAGGTTGTGTCCGGCCAGGGCGAGATGGACGTACGAGGCCAGCCCGACCAGGGCCAGCCCCGCGCCCACGGGAAGGGTGCCGGGTGGGACGAGGCGGAGCAGGCGGCGCGTCACCGGCGGATGAGTGCCAGGGTGAGCACGGCCAGCGCCCGGCCGAGGTAGATCATCGCCTTGGCGGGGGAGTGGCTGGGGGTGCCCGCCATCCGGCGGCGCATCGCGACCGGGACCTGTTGGATCCGGTAGCCGCGACGGGCGGCGTGCACCAGCGTCTCGACGGTGTCGCCGAGGTACTCGGCGGGGTACCAGCGGGCGAACATGTCGATCATTCGCCGGTTGGCGGCGCGGAAGCCGGAGGTGGTGTCGGTCAGCGTGGCGCCGGCCAGCCCGGACAGCACCGTCGACAACATGCCCATCGCCCAGCGGCGCGGGCCGCCTACCACGTACTCGCCCTCGCCGGCGAAGCGCGCCCCGATGACCAGGTCGCAGTCGTCCAGGAGATCGACGAGCTTGGGCACGTAGCGAGGGTCGTGCTGCCCGTCGGCGTCGATCTGCACCGCGACGTCGTAGTCGTTCGCCTGCGCGTAGCGGTAGCCGAGCCGCATCGCGCCACCGACGCCGAGGTTGTACGGCAGCCGGGCGACCCGGGCGCCGGCCGCGGTGGCCACGGCGGCGGTCCGGTCGGTGGAGCCGTCGTCGACGACCAGCACGTCCACGCCGGGCAGTTCGCCCCGGATCTCGCCGACGACCTCGCCGATGGAGCCGGCCTCGTTGAGGGCCGGGATGATGATCAGGAGTCGCTTGCCGTTAACCATCGCGGGACACCAGTCCCGCCCGGTCCGCGAGCGCCGCCCGGTCCGCCCGGTCCGCCTCGACCTCGGCGCGCAGCAGGGCGAACTCCTCGGCCAGCGTGCGGGTCTCCTCCTCCAGCGCACTGACCTCCCAGCTGAGGTGGATGCAGACCAGCAGGAGGAAGACGATGCCGAGGAAGAGCACGAGACTGACCCCGGAGGCCACGCCGAGCGTGTCCGCGATGCCGTCGAGCAGTCGGGGGAACAGCGACAGCGGGATCACCACGAACAGCAGCCCGAGCCAGAGCATGCCGTACTTCTCCCGCAGCTGCCGGCGGCGCAGCAACTCGACGATCGTGGCCAGCAGGACCAGACCGGTCAGGCCGGTGACGAGGGTGAGTTTCATGCGACCTTCCACGGGGAGGGTGGACGGGCGGGCGTGAACGCGGCGACCAGGGTGGCGTGCCAGGCCGGCAGGGGCGGCAGCCCCGCGTCGGCCCACCGGTCGTGCCCTAGCACACTGTACGCCGGCCTGGGGGCGGGTCGCCGGAACCGGGCGCTGGTGGTGGGCCGGATCCGGGCCGGATCGAGCCCGTGCAGCGCGAACACCGCCCGGGCGAGCCCGTACCAGGTGGTCTCGCCGGAGCAGGTGCCGTGGTATACGCCGGGGGCCGCCCGCCCGGCCAGGGCCGACTCGGCGAGCGCGACGAGCTGGCGGGCCAGCGCACCGGACCAGGTCGGCTGGCCCCGCTGGTCGTCGACCACGTCGAGGAACTCACGCTGGTCGGCCAGGTCCAGCATGGTGCGGACGAAGCTGCGGCCGTGGACGCCGTAGAGCCAGGCGGTGCGTACCACGTAGCCGGTGTCGGGCAGCAGCCGGGTCACGGCCCGCTCCCCGGCGAGCTTGCTGCGGCCGTACGCGTTGATCGGGCCGGTCGGCGCGTCCTCCGGATAGGGGACGGTGGCGTCGCCGGGGAAGACGTAGTCGGTGGAGGGGTGCAGCAGCCGTGCGCCGTGCGCGGCGCAGGCCGCCGCGAGGTGGGCGACGGCATCGCCGTTGACGGCGGTGGCGGCCCGCTCGTCCCGCTCGGCGCCGTCGACGTCGGTCCACGCGGCGGCGTTGACCACCACGTCGTGACCGTCGACGGCGGCGTGCACGGCGGCGGCGTCGGTGATGTCGAGTTCGGCCCGGCTGACGGCGGTCACCTTCGGGTCCGGTTGCCCGGCGAGGACGTCGACGAGGTCCCGGCCGAGCATCCCGCCGGCACCGGTCACCAGGACCCTCATCGGGTCGCCGCCGTCAGCGGCGCCCACCAGTCGCGGTTGTCCCGGTACCAGCGCACGGTGTCGGCGAGGCCCGCCTCCAGCGTGACGGTCGGCGCGTACCCCAGCTCCTTGTTGATCTTGCTGATGTCGAGGGAGTAGCGGCGGTCGTGGCCCTTGCGGTCGGGGACGGCTTCGACCCGGTCCCAGCCGGCGCCGCAGGCCTCCAGCAGCCGCTCGGTCAGCTCCTTGTTGGTGAGTTCGGTGCCGCCACCGATGTGGTAGACCTCGCCGGCGCGCCCCCGGTGCTGCACCAGCGCGATGCCGCGGCAGTGGTCGTGCACGTGCAGCCAGTCGCGGACGTTCCCGCCGTCGCCGTAGAGGGGGACGCTGCGCCCGTCGAGCAGGTTGGTGACGAACAGCGGGATGACCTTCTCCGGATACTGGTAGGGCCCGTAGTTGTTGGAGCAGCGGGTGACCACGACGTCGAGACCGTGGGTGCGGTGACAGGCCAGGGCGAGCAGGTCGGAACCGGCCTTGGCCGCCGAGTACGGCGAGTTGGGCGCGAGTGGCCAGTCCTCGGTCCAGGAGCCGGTGTCGATGGAGCCGTAGACCTCGTCGGTGGAGACGTGCACGAAGCGGCCGACGCGGTGCCGGAGGGCGGCGTCGAGGAGGGCCTGGGTGCCCAGCACGTTCGTGGTGACGAAGGGCGCGGCGCCGCCGATGGAGCGGTCGACGTGGGACTCGGCGGCGAAGTGCACGATCACGTCGTGCCCGGCCACGGTCTCGTCGACGGTGTCCGGGTCGCGGATGTCGCCGTGCACGAACCGCAGGCGTGGGTCGTCGCGGACCGGGTCGAGGTTGGCCAGGTTCCCGGAGTAGGTGAGCGCGTCGAGCACCGTCACCGCGGCGGGTTCCAGCGCGGGCACCCCCGCGGCGGTGCCGCCGGGCACGCCCAGCAGCATCCGGACGTACTCCGAACCGATGAATCCGGCGCCGCCGGTGACCAGGACCCTCACGGGTCCGGAAGTCTACGCGAGACGGCCGCCGGTGCAGCAGAGGCGGCGCGTGGCGGGCGGGACGGTTGCCGGTACGCTCCCCGGGTGCGTGGAATCCTGCTCGCCGGTGGCACCGGATCCCGGCTGTGGCCGATCACCCGAGCGGTCTCGAAACAGCTGATGCCGGTCTTCGACAAACCGATGGTCTACTATCCGCTCTCCACCCTGGTGATGGCGGGGGTACGCGAGATCCTGGTGATCACCACGCCCGAGGAGCAGCACCAGTTCCAGCGGTTGCTCGGCGACGGCAGCCAGTTCGGCCTGCGGCTGGAGTACGTCGCCCAGCCGCGGCCGGAGGGCATCGCGCAGGCGTTCGTGCTCGGTGCCGATTTCATCGGCGACGAGGCGGTCGCGTTGATCCTGGGCGACAACATCTTCCACGGTGCGGGCCTGGGGCGGCAGCTGGCCGCGGCGGGCGACCCGGTGGGTGGGCGGATCTTCGCCTATCCGGTGGCCAACCCGCAGGCGTACGGCGTGGTGCACTTCGACCCCGACGGCCGGGTGCTGTCGATCGAGGAGAAGCCGGAGAAGCCGAGGTCCCGGTACGCGGTGCCGGGCCTGTACTTCTACGACAACCGGGTGGTGGAGATCGCCGGTGGGCTCACCCCCAGCGACCGGGGCGAGCTGGAGATCACCGCGGTGAACGAGGCGTACCGCGGCCGGGACGAGCTGTCGGTCACCGTGCTGGACCGGGGCACCGCCTGGCTGGACACCGGCACCTTCACCTCGTTGATGCAGGCCGCCGAGTTCGTCCGGGTGATCGAGGAGCGGCAGGGTATGAAGATCGGCTGCGTCGAGGAGGTGGCCTGGCGGGCGGGGCTGATCGACGACACGCAACTGCGCGGCCTGGCCGAGCCGTTGACCAAGAGCGGCTACGGCGAGTATCTGCTCGACCTGCTCAGCGGCGAGCGCGACGAGCTGGGCGGCGAGTTCCGCGACGCGGGAGCCGGCCGATGAAGCTACGGCCGCTGAGCGTCGAGGGCGCCTGGGAGATCACCCCGGCGCAGCACGGGGACCCGCGCGGGCTGTTCCTGGAGTGGTACCGCTTCGACCGGCTCGCCGAGGCGGTCGGGCATCCGCTGCGCCTCGCCCAGGGCAATCTCTCCGTCTCGGCCCGCGACGTCGTGCGTGGCATCCACTTCGCCGACGTCCCGCCGGGGCAGGCGAAGTACGTCACCTGTGTCCGGGGCGCGGTGCTCGACGTGATCGTCGATCTGCGGGTCGGCTCGCCCACCTTCGGCCGGTGGGAGGGCGTCCGCCTGGACGACGTGGACCGGCGCGCGGTCTACCTCGCCGAAGGGCTCGGCCACGGCTTCTGCGCGCTGACCGACGACGCCACCCTGAGCTATCTCTGCTCGACCACGTACAACCCGTCG is a genomic window of Micromonospora tarapacensis containing:
- the rfbB gene encoding dTDP-glucose 4,6-dehydratase; the encoded protein is MRVLVTGGAGFIGSEYVRMLLGVPGGTAAGVPALEPAAVTVLDALTYSGNLANLDPVRDDPRLRFVHGDIRDPDTVDETVAGHDVIVHFAAESHVDRSIGGAAPFVTTNVLGTQALLDAALRHRVGRFVHVSTDEVYGSIDTGSWTEDWPLAPNSPYSAAKAGSDLLALACHRTHGLDVVVTRCSNNYGPYQYPEKVIPLFVTNLLDGRSVPLYGDGGNVRDWLHVHDHCRGIALVQHRGRAGEVYHIGGGTELTNKELTERLLEACGAGWDRVEAVPDRKGHDRRYSLDISKINKELGYAPTVTLEAGLADTVRWYRDNRDWWAPLTAATR
- the rfbA gene encoding glucose-1-phosphate thymidylyltransferase RfbA: MRGILLAGGTGSRLWPITRAVSKQLMPVFDKPMVYYPLSTLVMAGVREILVITTPEEQHQFQRLLGDGSQFGLRLEYVAQPRPEGIAQAFVLGADFIGDEAVALILGDNIFHGAGLGRQLAAAGDPVGGRIFAYPVANPQAYGVVHFDPDGRVLSIEEKPEKPRSRYAVPGLYFYDNRVVEIAGGLTPSDRGELEITAVNEAYRGRDELSVTVLDRGTAWLDTGTFTSLMQAAEFVRVIEERQGMKIGCVEEVAWRAGLIDDTQLRGLAEPLTKSGYGEYLLDLLSGERDELGGEFRDAGAGR
- a CDS encoding DUF2304 domain-containing protein, with the translated sequence MKLTLVTGLTGLVLLATIVELLRRRQLREKYGMLWLGLLFVVIPLSLFPRLLDGIADTLGVASGVSLVLFLGIVFLLLVCIHLSWEVSALEEETRTLAEEFALLRAEVEADRADRAALADRAGLVSRDG
- the rfbD gene encoding dTDP-4-dehydrorhamnose reductase — its product is MRVLVTGAGGMLGRDLVDVLAGQPDPKVTAVSRAELDITDAAAVHAAVDGHDVVVNAAAWTDVDGAERDERAATAVNGDAVAHLAAACAAHGARLLHPSTDYVFPGDATVPYPEDAPTGPINAYGRSKLAGERAVTRLLPDTGYVVRTAWLYGVHGRSFVRTMLDLADQREFLDVVDDQRGQPTWSGALARQLVALAESALAGRAAPGVYHGTCSGETTWYGLARAVFALHGLDPARIRPTTSARFRRPAPRPAYSVLGHDRWADAGLPPLPAWHATLVAAFTPARPPSPWKVA
- a CDS encoding dTDP-4-dehydrorhamnose 3,5-epimerase family protein; the protein is MKLRPLSVEGAWEITPAQHGDPRGLFLEWYRFDRLAEAVGHPLRLAQGNLSVSARDVVRGIHFADVPPGQAKYVTCVRGAVLDVIVDLRVGSPTFGRWEGVRLDDVDRRAVYLAEGLGHGFCALTDDATLSYLCSTTYNPSAEHAVHPLDEDLGIDWPAGTPQLSARDAAAPSLAQARAAGSLPDYARCREYVAGLHDAHFGGG
- a CDS encoding glycosyltransferase family 2 protein, coding for MVNGKRLLIIIPALNEAGSIGEVVGEIRGELPGVDVLVVDDGSTDRTAAVATAAGARVARLPYNLGVGGAMRLGYRYAQANDYDVAVQIDADGQHDPRYVPKLVDLLDDCDLVIGARFAGEGEYVVGGPRRWAMGMLSTVLSGLAGATLTDTTSGFRAANRRMIDMFARWYPAEYLGDTVETLVHAARRGYRIQQVPVAMRRRMAGTPSHSPAKAMIYLGRALAVLTLALIRR